The genome window TCCGCCGGCCCGTCGTTCGGCCTCCGCCGAGAGCAGGTCGGCCAGTTCGGGATCGGCGGTGCGCAGGGCCTCGGCGGGCACCCAGCCGGTCTGCGCGGCATCGATGACGGTCATGGCGGCGCTCCGGGGCTGTGGGCGGTGGAGCCCAGCCTAGGACCGGGTGGGGGCGCTGTCCTGGGGACGCGGGCCCGGTACGCCCGTCAGGGCGGTGAGCACCGGGTCGAGCGCGTCGAATATCTCCTCGCCGCAGTGCCGGAACATGCCGATCGGCGCGCCGTAGGGGTCGTCGACCTCGTCGCTGTCGGGGCTCACCGAGGGCCGCCAGCCGCGCAGCGCGGCGGCCGCGCGGACCAGGGCGCGGGCCCGCTCGGTCACCTCGGCGCCCTGCCCGACGGCCGGCAGGGTGGCCGGGTCTATCAGCCGCACCAGGCGGGTGAACTCCTTGAGCGTGAAGGTGCGCAGGCCGGCCGCGTGGCCCATGGAGATCACCTGGGCCCGGTGGTCCAGGGTCGCGGTGAGCACCAGGTCGGCGTCCACCACGTGCTCGTCGAGCAGTTCCCGGCCGGCGAAGTTGCCGCTGTCCACCCCGTACTCGTCCAGCACGGTGGCGGCGTGCGCCTCCATCGGGGCGCCCTCGTGGCCCCAGGTGCCGGCGCTCTCCACGCTGATCCGGCCGGCCGCCCGCACCGGGAGGCGGGTGTCCAGCGCGTGCCGGGTCAGCCGCTCGGCGATCGGCGAGCGGCAGACGTTGCCGGTGCAGACGAAGAGGATCTTGAAGTTGTCGGCGTGGCGCGGCGGCACCGGGCGGTACAGCACCGCCGGGTGCGCCGGCGCCGGGCCGGGGTGGAGCGAGGTCCTCAACTGCCGGCCTCCAGGTCGGGGACGACCTCCCTCAGCTGCTCCAGGGTGACCGCGCCGGCGCGAAGCAGCACCGGGGTCTTGCCGGTGACGTCGACGATCGAGGAGGCCTGGCCGTGCTCGGTCTTGCCGCCGTCCAGGTAGACCGCGACCGAGTCGCCCAGCTGGTACTCGGCGTCCTCGCAGTCGGCGGGGGCCGGCTGGCCGCTCTTGTTGGCGCTGGAGACGGCGAGCGGGCCGGTGGTGTTGAGCAGCTCGATGGCGACCGGGTGCAGCGGCATCCGGACCGCGACGGTGCCCCGGGTCTCCCCCAGGTCCCAGCGCAGCGACGGCTGGTGACGGGCCACCAGGGTCAGCCCGCCCGGCCAGAACGCGTCGACGAGCTCCCAGGCCTTTTCCGAGAAGTCGGTGACCAGGCCGTGCAGCGTGGTGGGCGAGCCGACCAGCACCGGGGAGGGCATGTGCCGGCCGCGGCCCTTGGCGGCGAACAGGCCGGCCACCGCCTCGGCGCTGAAGGCGTCCGCGGCGATCCCGTAGACCGTGTCGGTCGGGAGCACGACCAGTTCACCCCGGCGGATCGCCGAGGCGGCCTCGCGCAGCCCGGTCGCCCGGTCGCCGGCGTCGGAGCAGTCGTAGCGGCGGCTCATCGGTGCACTCTCCTCGTGGCAGTCACAGCTGGATTTTGCGGGCAGTGGTGAAGCGCGGCCGCCCGTTGAGGTCACGGTGGTCGGCCGTGTCCGTCCAGCCGCCCTCCTCGTTGAAGATCCACGGCACCTGGCCGCCCTGGGTGTCGGCGTGCTCGATCACCACGGCGCCGCCGGGGCGCAGCAGGCGGGCGGCCACCCGCTCGATGCCGCGGATGGTGTCCAGTCCGTCCTCACCGGAGAACAGCGACATCTGCGGATCGTGGTCGCGGGCCTCCGGCGCCACGTACTCCCACTCGGTGAGCGGGATGTACGGGGGGTTGCTGATCACCAGGTCGAACCGGCCGTCCCAGGAGCGCTCCTCGGCGAAGGCCTTGGTGGCGTCCCCGGCGTGCAGGGTGATCCGGTCCCGGTCGGGGCTGGCCTCGATGTTGCGCCGGGTGTACTTCAGCGCCCCCTCGTCCAGCTCGAAGGCGTGCACGGTGGAACGCGGCAGCTCCTGGGCCAGCGCCAGCGCGATCGCGCCGGAGCCCGAGCACAGGTCCACCACCAGCGGCTCGGCCACGTCCATCTCGCGGACGGCCTCTATGGCCCACTCCACCACGGTCTCGGTCTCCGGCCGGGGCACGAACACCCCGGGGCCGACCTCCAGTTCCAGGTAGCGGAAGAACGCCCGCCCGGTGATGTGCTGGAGCGGCTCGCGGGCCTCCCGGCGGGAGACGGCCTCCCAGTACCGGGCGTCGAAGTCGGCGTCCTGCACGGTGTGCAGCTGGCTGCGCTTGACGTGGTGGATGTGCGCCGCCAGCTCCTCCGCGTCGAAGCGCGGCGACGGCACCCCGGCCGCGGCCAACCGCTGGGTGGCCTGGGCCACCTCGGCGAGCAGCAGGTTCATCCGACCCGACCCCTCAGTCTCAGTTCTCCTGCGCGGCGGCCAGCTTGGCCGCCGCGTCGGCGTCGACCGCCGACTGGATGACCGCGGCGAGCTCACCGTCCAGCACCTGGTCCAGGTTGTACGCCTTGAAGCCGGTGCGGTGGTCCGAGATGCGGTTCTCCGGGTAGTTGTAGGTCCGGATCCGCTCGGAACGGTCCACCGTGCGGACCTGGCTGCGGCGGGCGTCCGAGGCCTCCTGCTCGGCCGCCTCCTGCGCGGCGGCCAGCAGCCGCGAGCGCAGGATCCGCATCGCCTGCTCCTTGTTCTGCAGCTGGCTCTTCTCGTTCTGGCAGGAGGCCACGATACCGGTCGGCAGGTGGGTGATCCGGACCGCGGAGTCGGTGGTGTTGACCGACTGGCCGCCCGGGCCGGACGAACGGTAGACGTCGATCCGCAGGTCGTTCATGTTGACCTCGACCTCGACCTCCTCGGCCTCCGGGGTGACCAGCACGCCCGCCGCCGAGGTGTGGATCCGGCCCTGCGACTCGGTGGCCGGCACCCGCTGCACCCGGTGCACGCCGCCCTCGTACTTCAGCCGCGCCCAGACGCCGTGGCCGGGCTCGATCGTGCCCCGGGTCTTCACGGCCACCGAGACGTCCTTGTAGCCGCCGAGGTCCGACTCGTTGGAGTCGATCAGCTCGGTCTTCCAGCCCATCCGCTCGGCGAAGCGCAGGTACATCCGGAGCAGGTCCCCGGCGAACAGCGCGGACTCCTCGCCGCCCTCGCCGGCCTTGATCTCCAGGATCACGTCCTTGTCGTCGCTCGGGTCTCGCGGCACCAGCAGCAGGCGCAGCTCTTCGGTGAGCTCGGCCTGGCGGCGCTCGGCGGCCTTCGCCTCGGCGATGAAGTCCGAGTCCTCCACGGCCAGCTCGCGGGCGGTGGCGATGTCCTCGCCGGCCTGCCGCCAGGCCCGGTAGACCCGGGTGATCGGGGTCAGCTCGGCGTAGCGCTTGGCGAGCTTGCGGGCGTTGGCCTGGTCGGCGTGGACCGACGGATCGGCCAGCCGCTCTTCGAGGGCGGCGTGCTCGACGAGGAGCTCTTCGACTGCCTCGAACATCTCGGTGGGCCTACTTTCCCGGGAGGACTGACTGGAGGGGGGTGCCGGGCGGCGGGGACAGACGCGAACGGCGCCGGTCCCGGTGCCCCCGTGCGTGCGGGGGCACCGTGGACCGGCGCCGCGGGAGCGCTAGGCCTTCGCGCTGTGCTGCTTGCCGAAGCGGGCCTCGAAGCGGGCCACGCGGCCACCGGTGTCGAGGATCTTCTGCTTGCCGGTGTAGAAGGGGTGGCACTGCGAGCAGACCTCGGCGCGGATGACGCCGGACGGCTCGGTCGAGCGGGTGGTGAACTCGTTGCCACAGGTGCAGGTCACCGAGGTGACCACGTACGTGGGGTGGACGTCGCGCTTCAAGGGATCTCCTAGGTTTCGGGAGGGCACCGGGTCGGCGGCGGGAAGCCGCACGTGAACCGGGACCGACGGACCAGTCTGCCAGCTCTGGCCGCTTCTTCCCAAACCGGACCGGCGAGCCGGATATTCCGGACCGGTCAGCGGCGCGCGGTGGTGCTCGGCGCGGGGCTCGCCGGGGTCGTCGGGGCGGCCGGGTTGACCGGCTGGCCGGCGGTGACCGCGGCCGGGGCCGGCTGGTCGGCCCGCAGCGCGTCCCAGAGCTGGCCGGCCTCCGGCGCCTTGGCCACCACCCGGTTGGGGTCGGTCGGCGCGGGCGCCACCGGCAGGGTCACCATGGTCAGTTGGTCCGGGCCGATCCCCTTGAGCTCCTCGGCCAGCCCGGTCAGCGCGGAGACCGAGGCCAGCGCCGAGTCGGTGGTGATCGAGCTGGTCAGGGTGGAGGCGACCGAGTAGAGCTTGGCCGGGTTGGTGAACAGCCCGACCGAGGAGACCTGCTTGGTGATCGACTTCACCATCTGCTTCTGCAGCTCGATCCGGCCCAGGTCGCTGCCGTCCCCGACGCCGTGCCGGGTGCGCACGAAGGCCAGCGCCTGGTCGCCGTTCAGGTGGCTGGTGCCGGCCGGCAGGTCGAGGCCGCTGTCCTTGTCGTGGATGTTCACCGACGTGGTCACGGTGGCGCCGCCGATCGCGTTGATGAAGCCCGCGAAGCCGGCGAAGTCGATCTCCACGTAGTGGTTCATCCGCAGGCCGGTGAGCTGCTCGGTGGTCTTCACGGCGCAGGCCGCGCCGCCGACCTCGAAGGCGGAGTTGAACATCGCGCTCTTCACCGCGGGCACCGCCTTGCCGCTCGGACCGGTGCAGGCCGGGCGGGCCACCAGGGTGTCGCGCGGGATCGAGACCACGGTGGCGCTGCGGTGGTCCTGCGCCACGTGCACCACCATCGCGGTGTCCGAGCGGGCGGTGTCGCCGGTGTCGCCGCCGGCCAGGCTGCCGTTGGCGCCGGAGCGCGAGTCGGAGCCGAGCACCAGCACGTTGAACGAGCCGTCGGTGGGCGCCGAGGGCCGGGCGGTGCCCAGTTGGGCGTCGATGTCGACGCTCTTGATGTTGGCGTTCAGCCGCCAGTACAGGTAGCCGGCCGTGCCGGCGCCGGCCAGCACCAGGCCGGCCACGGTGAACGCGCCGGCCCGCAGTGCCTTCTGCCGCCGGGTGCGCACCCGGCGGTGGCGCGGCCCGCCCGCTCCGGGGGCCTCGTTCTGCTGCTGCGCGTCGGACATATTTTGAGGATATGCGAGCGTATGTCCGCTTCGCGTAACGGCCCTGCGGGCCCCCGGAACGCCGCAGGGCCGCGGGCTCCCTGGAGTCCAGGGAGCCCGCGGCCCTGCGGTGGGCGACGCCGCGTCAGTCGTTGGACCCCGGAGTGGTCTTGGCGATCTGCATCAGGAACTCGGCGTTCGACTTGGTCTGCTTCATCTTGTCCAGCAGCAGCTCGATCGCCTGCTGCGAGTCGAGCGCGTGCAGCACCCGGCGCAGCTTCCAGGTGATCGCCAGCTCCTCGCTGCCGAGCAGGATCTCCTCCTTGCGGGTGCTGGAGGCGTCCACGTCGACGGCCGGGAAGATGCGCTTGTCCGCCAGCTTGCGGTCCAGGCGCAGCTCCATGTTGCCGGTGCCCTTGAACTCCTCGAAGACCACCTCGTCGGCCCGCGAGCCGGTCTCCACCAGCGCGGTGGCCAGGATGGTCAGCGAGCCGCCGTTCTCGATGTTGCGCGCGGCGCCGAAGAACTTCTTCGGCGGGTAGAGCGCGGTCGAGTCGACACCACCGGACAGGATGCGGCCGGAGGCCGGCGCGGCCAGGTTGTAGGCGCGGCCCAGGCGGGTGATCGAGTCCAGCAGGATCACCACGTCGTGGCCCAGCTCCACCAGGCGCTTGGCCCGCTCGATCGCCAGCTCGGCGACCACGGTGTGGTCCTCGGCCGGGCGGTCGAAGGTCGAGGAGATGACCTCGCCCTTGACCGACCGCTGCATGTCGGTGACCTCTTCCGGACGCTCGTCGACCAGGACGACCATCAGGTGGCACTCGGGGTTGTTGCGGGTGATCGCGTTGGCGATCGCCTGCATGATCATCGTCTTGCCGGTCTTCGGCGGGGCGACGATCAGACCGCGCTGGCCCTTGCCGATCGGCGACACCAGGTCGATGATCCGGGTGGTCAGCACGCCCGGGTCGGTCTCCAGGCGCAGCCGCTCCTGCGGGTACAGCGGGGTGAGCTTGCCGAACTCCGGGCGGCCGCGGCCGCTCTCCGGGTCCATGCCGTTCACCGAGTCCAGCCGCACCATGGCGTTGAACTTCTCGCGGCGCTCGCCGTCGCGCGGCTGGCGCACCGCGCCGGTGATCGCGTCACCCTTGCGCAGCCCGTTCTTGCGGACCTGGGCGAGCGAGACGTAGACGTCGTTCTGGCCCGGCAGGTAGCCGGAGGTCCGGACGAACGCGTAATTGTCCAGGATGTCGAGGATGCCCGCGACCGGGATCAGCACGTCGTCGTCGCCGACCTGCGGCTCGGCCACGCTGCCCTCGAAACCGTCGCGGCGGCCCCGGCGGTTGCGGTCGCGGTAGCGGCCGCGGCGGCCGCGCCGGCCGTCGCCGAACTCGTCGTCGTCGTAACCGCCCTGCTGCGCGGCGGCGGCAGCGGGCTGGGCGGCCGGCTGCTGGGCCGGCTGCTGCTGGGTGCTGCCCTGCTCGCCGCGGCGGTCGGAGCGCTCACGGCGGCTGCGGCGCTCGCGGCGGGACTCGCGGCCGTCGCCGTCCGCACCGTCGGCGGTCTCGGTGCGCTGCTCGGCGCGGTCCGTGCGCTCGGTGCGCTCGGTGCGGTCGGCACGGTCCGTGCGGTCGGCACGGTCCGTGCGGTCGCGACGGTCGCGACGCTCCCGACGGCCGTCGCGCTGGTCCTCGCGCGGCTCGGCGGTGCGGGCCTGGCCCTCCGCCTTCGGCTCGGCCTTGGCCTCGGCGGGCGCCTCGGCGGTCTCCACCGCGGTGGCGGCGGGGGCCTCGACGGCGGTCGGGGCGCCGGCGGCGGAGGTGGCGCGGCGGCGGCTGCGCTCGGCCCGGGCGGGGGCGGCGGCCTCGGGGGCGGCCTGACCCGGGATCTCGATCTGGGTCTGGGCGGGGGCCTCGGCCGGCTCGGCCGCGGCAGCGGCGGCCCGCGTGCGGCGCGGCGCCTTCTCGGCCGCCGGGGCGGTCTCCTTGGCGGCGGCCCGGGCGGGCGACGTCGCGGCCGGAGCGGAGGCGAGCAGCGGGTCGCCGCCGCTCTTCTCCTTGATCGCCTCGATCAGCTGGCTCTTGCGCATCCGCCCGGTGCCGCTGATGCCGAGCGTCGAGGCGAGCTTCTGCAGCTCGGCCAGGACCAGACCGTCAAGGCCTGCGGCAGCGGTACGGCGGCGCTTGGCCGGCGCCGCGGGGGCGGCGGGCGCGTCCGTCGCGTCGGCGTCCTGGCGCGCGCCCATCAGATCGGTGGTGTCGCTCACTAAGGGTCCTTCCCTGGAGCGGACGTCGGCCTGTCTGGCTCGGCGACCGGTTGTGCTGTCTGACCTGCGCTCTGCGGTGCGCAGGTCCGATGCGGTGGTCCGCCACCGCTGCGGTGCTAAGTGGCGGAAGAGGTGCGAACTGCGGTGCACGGGGCACCGTGGTGCGAAAAGGGCACGGCAGGCGATCTCATGCCGACCGCGCTGCTTGCGAAACCCGGGCCCCCGTCGCGGGCCGCTCCCCCGCGCTCCCGCCCGGCCGGTACTGAACCGGTTGCGGCGGGTGTGGGTCAGGATGCGGCACGGCTTCGGGATGCGGCTCAAGTCGCGCAGGCAGGCTGCGTACGCGCTGGGGCGGGCTCCCGGAGAATCGTGGTCCCCGACAACGCCTCGGGCCCGTGGAGTCGGGTCCTGGGGAGGGGGACGCGGTGCACCGGGCCCCGCGGGGCGCCTGATGCAGCATTGAGGTTAACACTACCGACCCCCTCACACATTCCCCAGCCTCGTGCTTGCCAATCGTGTCCGTCCCTTCCGCCCGGCGGGCGGTCGTCGGCACGGTTGCCCGGCCGGGCGTTGTGCGCACGGCCGTGCGGAAGTCGACCGCGCGGGCTGCGCGGTCGGATCCGGTCGGGAACGGTCAACCGTCCAACGGGCGGACGCCCGCTCCGTCACGGTCGAGCCGCAGCCGGTGGGCGGCGAACCGCTCGCCCGCGAACTGCGACAGCTTGTCGGCGCCCACCTCGTCGGTCAGCGCGAGCACGGTGGGACCGGCGCCGGAGATCACCGCGGGGATGCCCTCGGAGCGCAGCGCGGCCACCAGGGCGGCGCTGTCGGGCATCGCGGAGGCCCGGTAGTCCTGGTGCAGCCGGTCCTCGGTGGCGGCCAGCAGCAGCTCGGGGCGCCGGGACAGCGCCTCCACGAGCAGTGCGGAGCGGCCCGCGTTGGCCGCGGCGTCGGCCAGCGGCACGGTCTTCGGCAGCAGGCCGCGGGCGGTCTCGGTGAGCACCTCGGTGGCCGGCACGAAGACCACCGGAACCACCTCGGCGGCCGGCTCCAGCCGGATCGCCTTGGCCGACTCCTCGTCGGTCCAGGCGACGGTGAACCCGCCCAGCAGGCAGGCGGCGACGTTGTCCGGGTGGCCCTCCAACTCGGCGGCGAGGGCCAGCAGTGCGGTGTCGTCGAGGGCGGCCGCGCCGCCGATGGTGACCGCCCGGGCGGCCACGATGCCGGCGCAGATCGCGGCCGAGGAGGAACCCATGCCGCGCCCGTGCGGTATCCGGTTGGCGCAGACCACTTCGAGGCCGCGCGGCTGTCCGCCGAGCCGGTCGAAGGCGGCCCGCATGGCGCGGACCACCAGGTGGCGCTCGTCCCGGGCCAGCGTGTCGGCGCCCTCGCCGGCGATGTCCACCGAGAGTCCGGAGTCGGCGACCCGGACCACGATGTCGTCGTAGAGCCCGAGCGCGAGTCCGAAGGAGTCGAACCCGGGGCCCAGGTTGGCGCTGGTCGCGGGGACCCGCACCCGGACGGCGGCGGCACGGAACGCGGGACCGGCCATGCGGTGGCTCTCCTGGGGAACTGAGGGCGGCCCGTCGTCGGGGGCCGGCGGTACTGGTGATCGGTGATGGGGGCGATGGGATGGGGTGGGTGTCAGGACACCGAGCTCTTGGCATGTGCCACATCGCCAAGGCTCAGCGTATCGAAGAGAGGTTCCACAGCGGTACACCCCGCTCCTCTTCGATCCACCGTGTTGCAGGTTATGGCCGGAATTCGCGCGGAATTGGCATCGACAGGAACAACGAAAGCGACACCGAGGCGTTACCCCCGATCCCGGAGATCACACCTCGGTGTCGGCCCGACACGTCGTCACGTCTTACCGGTCCAACAGAGTTCAGCCCAGCAGGCCGAGCCGCTCGGCGGCCGCGGCGGCGGAGATCGGGACCACCTGCGGCTGCGGCGCGCCGGCCACCGCCCAGTCCGGGTCCTTCAGGCCGTTGCCGGTGACGGTGCAGACGATCCGCTGGCCCGGGTCGACCAGGCCGGCCTCGGCCTTGGCCAGCAGGCCGGCCACGCTGGCGGCCGAGGCGGGCTCCACGAAGACGCCCTCCTGCGCGGCCAACAGCCGGTAGGCGGACAGGATCTGACGGTCGGTCACCTTGTCGATGAGCCCGCCGGACTCGTCCCGGGCGGCCTCGGCGAAGGCCCAGGAGGCCGGGTTGCCGATCCGGATCGCGGTGGCGATGGTCTGCGGCTTGAGCACCGGGGCGCCGTCCACGATCGGGGCCGAGCCGGAGGCCTGGAAGCCCCACATCCGCGGGGTGCGGGTGGCGAGCCCGTCCTTCGCGTACTCCCGGTAGCCCTTCCAGTAGGCGGTGATGTTGCCCGCGTTGCCGACCGGCAGCACGTGGATGTCGGGGGCGTCGCCCAGCATGTCCACGATCTCGAAGGCGGCGGTCTTCTGACCCTCGATCCGCACCGGGTTGACCGAGTTCACCAGGGCCACCGGGTAGTTCTCGGACAGTTCGCGCGCCAACGTGAGGCAGTCGTCGAAGTTGCCGTCCACCTGGAGGATCTTCGAGCCGTGCACCAGCGCCTGGCCCATCTTGCCGAGCGCGATCTTGCCCTGCGGCACCAGCACGGCGCAGACCATGCCGGCCCGCACCGCGTAGGCCGCGGCGGAGGCCGAGGTGTTGCCGGTGGAGGCGCAGATCACCGCCTGGGCGCCGGCCTCCTTGGCCTTGGAGATGGCCATCGTCATGCCCCGGTCCTTGAAGGAGCCGGTCGGGTTGGCGCCCTCGACCTTGAGGTACACCTCGCAGCCGGTGCGCTCGGAGAGCACCTGGGCGGGAACCAGCGGCGTGCCGCCCTCCAGCAGGGTGACCACTGGCGTGGCCTCGGTCACCGGGAGGCGGTCGCGGTACTCCTCGATGAGTCCGCGCCACTGGTGGGTGTGCCCGCTGACCCGGTCGATCACGGCGTTCATGGTCGTCTCATTCCCCTTCAACCCGCATGATGCTGGCCACATCCCGCACGCTGTCGAGCGCGCGGAGCTTGTCGACCGTCGCCGAGAGGGCGGCGTCGGTGGCGCGGTGGGTGACCACGACGAGCGAGGCGTCGCCGTCGCGGCCCTGCTGGCGCACGGTGTCGATGGAGACCCCGTGGTCGGCGAAGACCGAGGCCACCTGGGCCAGCACGCCCGCCCGGTCGTCCACGTCCAGGCTGACGTGGTAGCGGGTGATGACCTCGTCCATCGGTTTGGCCGGCAGCTGGGTGTAGACCGAGTGGCCGGGGCCGGTCGCACCGCCGAGCTTGTTGCGGCAGACCGCGACCAGGTCGCCGAGGACCGCGGAGGCGGTCGGCGCGCCGCCCGCGCCCGGCCCGTAGAACATCAGCCGGCCGGCCGCCTCGGCCTCGACGAAGACCGCGTTGTAGGCCTCCCGGACGCTGGCCAGCGGGTGGCTGAGCGGGATCATCGCCGGGTGCACCCGGGCGGTGACCGAGGCGCCGTCGGCGGCCCGCTCGCAGATCGCCAGCAGCTTGACCACGCAGCCCATCTGCTTGGCCGAGGCGATGTCGGCCGCGGTCACCTCGGTGATGCCCTCGCGGTAGACGTCCGCGGCGGTGACCTGGGTGTGGAAGGCGATGCCGGCCAGGATCGCGGCCTTGGCGGCTGCGTCGAAGCCCTCCACGTCGGCGGTCGGGTCGGCCTCGGCGTAGCCGAGCGCGGTGGCCTCCTCCAGCGCCTCCGAGTAGCCGGCGCCGGTGGAGTCCATCTTGTCCATGATGAAGTTGGTGGTGCCGTTGACGATGCCCAGCACCCGGTTGACCCGGTCGCCGGCCAGCGACTCGCGCAGCGGGCGGATCAGCGGGATCGCGCCGGCCACCGCGGCCTCGTAGTACAGGTCCACCCCGGCCTCGGCGGCCGCCCGGTGCAGCTCGGCGCCGTCCTTGGCGAGCAGCGCCTTGTTCGCGCTGACCACCGAGGCGCCCTGCTTGAAGGCCGACAGGATCAGGTGCTTGGACGGCTCGATGCCGCCGACCACCTCGATCACCACGTCGATGTCGCCACGGTTGACCAACGCCTCGGCGTCGGTGGTGAGCAGGTGCTCGGGCACTCCCGGGCGCGGCCGGCCGGCCCGGCGGACCGCGATGCCGGCCAGCTCCACCGGCGCGCCGATGCGCGCGGCGAGGTCGGCGGCGTCCGTCGTCATGATGCGCGCCACCTCGGTGCCCACCACACCACAGCCCAGCAGCGCCACCTTCAGCGGCCGCGTACGCATCATCCGACTCCGCTCATTCCGTTCGTGAATTCTCGGTCTTGGGGTCAAGTCTCGGGGACGACGGGAAAAGATCTACCGGCATTCCAGAATCTGAGACGGAATTTTCGCTATCCGATATCCAGGCGCAGGAGATCCTCCGCCGTCTCGCGCCGCACGACCGCCCGGGCAGCGCCCTCGGCGACCGCCACCACCGGTGGGCGCAGCGCGTGGTTGTAGTTGCTGGCCATCGAGCGGCAGTAGGCGCCGGTGGCCGGCACCGCGATCAGGTCGCCGGGTGCCAGGTCGGCCGGCAGGAAGGCGTCCTTCACCACGATGTCACCTGATTCGCAGTGCTTCCCGACCACCCGCACCAGCATCGGCTCGGCCTCGCTGGTGCGGGAGGCGAGCGTCACCGAGTAGACCGCGTCGTACAGCGCGGTGCGGATGTTGTCCGACATCCCGCCGTCCACGCTCACGTAACTGCGCAGGCCCGCCAGCGGCTTGACGGTGCCGACCCGGTAGAGCGTGCAGGTGGTGGGCCCGACGATCGCCCGGCCCGGCTCCACGCTGAGCCGCGGCACCGCCAGCCCCGCGGCCGCGCACTCCCGGCGGACGATGCCGGCCAGCGAGGCGGCGATCTCGGCGGGCTCGCGCGGGTCGTCCTCGCTGGTGTAGGCGATGCCCAGGCCACCGCCCAGGTCGATCTCGGGCAGCTCGACGCCGTGCTCGTCGCGGACCTCGGCGAGCAGGCCGACCACCCGGCGGGCGGCCACCTCGAAGCCGGCCGTGTCGAAGATCTGCGAGCCGATGTGCGAGTGCAGGCCGCGCAGTTCCAGGGCGTCCTCGGCCAGCGTGCGGCGGACCGCCTCGGCGGCCAGGCCGCCCGCCAGCGAGAGGCCGAACTTCTGGTCCTCGTGCGCCGTCGCGATGAACTCGTGGGTGTGCGCCTCGACACCGACCGTGATCCGGATCAGCACCGGCTGCCGCACGCCCTGCGCCCGGGCCACCGCGGCGAGGCGCTCGATCTCCTGGAAGGAGTCCAGCACGATGTGGCCGACCCCGGCCTTCACCGCCTCCTCCAGCTCCTCGACCGACTTGTTGTTGCCGTGCAGCGCGAGCCGCTGCGGCGGCATCCCGCCGGCCAGTGCGACGGCCAGCTCGCCGGCGCTGCAGACGTCGAGGTTGAGCCCCTCCTCGTGCAGCCAGCGGACCACCGCCTTGGAGAGGAAGGCCTTGCCGGCGTAGTACACGTCGGCGTCCGGGCCGAAGGCGTCCCGCCAGGCCCGGGCCCGGACCCGGAAGTCGGCCTCGTCCAGCAGGTAGGCCGGGGTGCCGAACTGCTCGGCCAGGTCGGTGACCGGGATCCCGCCGATGCTGAGCACACCGTCGGCGGTGCGCGCGGCGGTGCGCGACCAGACCTTGGGGTCCAGCGCGTTGAGGTCCTGCGGGGGCGCCGAGTAGTGGCCCTCGGGCAGCACGTCGCCGTGCCGGGGGCCGGCCGGGTGCGCGGAGCGGCTCATGGGTGGTTCCTCCTGCTGTGCGTAGGGGCGGTGACCGTCCCGATGGACCGTCACCGCCCCCGTTGGCCAACGGATGCTGTCTGCTGTTACATCCGCTCGGGGGCGCTCACCCCGAGGAGCGTGAGGCCGTTGGCGAGCACCGTGCGCGTCGCCTCGACCAGCCAGAGGCGGGCGCGGTGGGTGTCCGTCAGCTCCTCGCCGGCCTTGGGCAGGATCTGGCAGTTCTCCCAGAACCGGTGGTACTCCCCGGCCAGCTTCTCCAGGTAGCGCGCCACGTGGTGCGGCTCGCGGAACCGGCCGGCCTTGGCCACCTCGCCCGGGAACGCGGCGAGCTGGCCGAGCAGGGCGGACTCCCACTCGGTGGCCAGCAGGCCCGGCTCGAAGTCGGCGCCCTTGTCGATGCCGAGGCCGGCGGCCTTGCGCGCGACCGAGCACATCCGGGCGTGCGCGTACTGGACGTAGTAGACCGGGTTCTCGTTGGTCTGGCTGGTCAGCACGTTGATGTCGAGGGTGATCGTCGAGTCGGTGGAGGAGCGGCTCAGCGTGTAGCGCGCGGCGTCCACGCCGATCCACTCGACCACGTCGTCGATGGTGATGATGTTGCCGGCCCGCTTGGACATGCGGACCTCCTCACCATCGCGCAGCATCTTGACGAACTGGCCGATCTTGACCTCGATGTTGCGGTCCATGTCGTCG of Kitasatospora viridis contains these proteins:
- a CDS encoding protein-tyrosine-phosphatase, which encodes MLYRPVPPRHADNFKILFVCTGNVCRSPIAERLTRHALDTRLPVRAAGRISVESAGTWGHEGAPMEAHAATVLDEYGVDSGNFAGRELLDEHVVDADLVLTATLDHRAQVISMGHAAGLRTFTLKEFTRLVRLIDPATLPAVGQGAEVTERARALVRAAAALRGWRPSVSPDSDEVDDPYGAPIGMFRHCGEEIFDALDPVLTALTGVPGPRPQDSAPTRS
- a CDS encoding L-threonylcarbamoyladenylate synthase, coding for MSRRYDCSDAGDRATGLREAASAIRRGELVVLPTDTVYGIAADAFSAEAVAGLFAAKGRGRHMPSPVLVGSPTTLHGLVTDFSEKAWELVDAFWPGGLTLVARHQPSLRWDLGETRGTVAVRMPLHPVAIELLNTTGPLAVSSANKSGQPAPADCEDAEYQLGDSVAVYLDGGKTEHGQASSIVDVTGKTPVLLRAGAVTLEQLREVVPDLEAGS
- the prmC gene encoding peptide chain release factor N(5)-glutamine methyltransferase produces the protein MNLLLAEVAQATQRLAAAGVPSPRFDAEELAAHIHHVKRSQLHTVQDADFDARYWEAVSRREAREPLQHITGRAFFRYLELEVGPGVFVPRPETETVVEWAIEAVREMDVAEPLVVDLCSGSGAIALALAQELPRSTVHAFELDEGALKYTRRNIEASPDRDRITLHAGDATKAFAEERSWDGRFDLVISNPPYIPLTEWEYVAPEARDHDPQMSLFSGEDGLDTIRGIERVAARLLRPGGAVVIEHADTQGGQVPWIFNEEGGWTDTADHRDLNGRPRFTTARKIQL
- the prfA gene encoding peptide chain release factor 1, translating into MFEAVEELLVEHAALEERLADPSVHADQANARKLAKRYAELTPITRVYRAWRQAGEDIATARELAVEDSDFIAEAKAAERRQAELTEELRLLLVPRDPSDDKDVILEIKAGEGGEESALFAGDLLRMYLRFAERMGWKTELIDSNESDLGGYKDVSVAVKTRGTIEPGHGVWARLKYEGGVHRVQRVPATESQGRIHTSAAGVLVTPEAEEVEVEVNMNDLRIDVYRSSGPGGQSVNTTDSAVRITHLPTGIVASCQNEKSQLQNKEQAMRILRSRLLAAAQEAAEQEASDARRSQVRTVDRSERIRTYNYPENRISDHRTGFKAYNLDQVLDGELAAVIQSAVDADAAAKLAAAQEN
- the rpmE gene encoding 50S ribosomal protein L31, yielding MKRDVHPTYVVTSVTCTCGNEFTTRSTEPSGVIRAEVCSQCHPFYTGKQKILDTGGRVARFEARFGKQHSAKA
- a CDS encoding LCP family protein; amino-acid sequence: MSDAQQQNEAPGAGGPRHRRVRTRRQKALRAGAFTVAGLVLAGAGTAGYLYWRLNANIKSVDIDAQLGTARPSAPTDGSFNVLVLGSDSRSGANGSLAGGDTGDTARSDTAMVVHVAQDHRSATVVSIPRDTLVARPACTGPSGKAVPAVKSAMFNSAFEVGGAACAVKTTEQLTGLRMNHYVEIDFAGFAGFINAIGGATVTTSVNIHDKDSGLDLPAGTSHLNGDQALAFVRTRHGVGDGSDLGRIELQKQMVKSITKQVSSVGLFTNPAKLYSVASTLTSSITTDSALASVSALTGLAEELKGIGPDQLTMVTLPVAPAPTDPNRVVAKAPEAGQLWDALRADQPAPAAVTAGQPVNPAAPTTPASPAPSTTARR